CTACGCGCCCGCGCCAACCGGCAACAGCTCAAGGCCGACTTCGGAGCGTATCTGGATGGCTTCTCGCCGAATGTGCAGGACATCCTCGACAACTTCGAGTTTCGCCACCAGATTCCGAAGCTCTCAAAGGCGGATGCGTTGGGAGCGCTGATTGAGAAGATCACATCGCCGGAAATAAACCTGAGCCCGGTACCGGTGAAGTACGCCGACGGTTCCGTCCGTCACCCCGGCTTGGACAACCACGGGATGGGAACCATCTTCGAGGAGCTGGTGCGCCGCTTCAATGAGCAGAACAACGAGGATGCCGGCAAGCACTGGACCCCACGCGATGCCGTTACGCTGATGGCCAAGCTCGTCTTCTTCCCCGTCGCAGACAGAATTCAGTCTGGGACGTATCTGCTCTACGATGGCGCCTGCGGTACCGGCGGGATGCTGACAGTGGCCGAGCAGACGCTACGACAGGTTGCGGCGGAGCACGGAAAGGACGTTTCCACGCACCTCTATGGGCAGGAGATAAGCGGAGAAACCTTTGCCATCTGCAAAGCCGACCTGTTAGTCAAGGGAGAAGGCGAGGCGGCAGACAATGTCGTTGGCGGCCCTGAGCACTCAACCCTCTCCAACGACGCTTTCCCGTCGCGCGAGTTCGACTTCATGCTGTCCAACCCGCCCTACGGCAAGAGCTGGAAAATCGACCTGGAACGCATGGGCGGCAAGAAGGACATGCGCGACCCCCGCTTCGTTATCGAACATGCGGGCGATGCCGAGTATTCCCTGGTCACCCGCTCCAGCGACGGCCAGATGCTCTTTCTCGCCAACAAGCTCTCCAAGATGAAGCAGGACACCGCGCTCGGCAGCCGCATCGCCGAGGTGCACAACGGCAGCTCGCTGTTCACCGGCGACGCCGGACAGGG
This genomic window from Chloroflexota bacterium contains:
- a CDS encoding class I SAM-dependent DNA methyltransferase, with the translated sequence MSSTDLNWIVNYIWGIADDVLRDVYAPSKYRDIVIPMTVLRRLDALLETGKQAVLDAKAMLDKAGIVEQDAALRRAAGHAFYNTSRFTLRDLRARANRQQLKADFGAYLDGFSPNVQDILDNFEFRHQIPKLSKADALGALIEKITSPEINLSPVPVKYADGSVRHPGLDNHGMGTIFEELVRRFNEQNNEDAGKHWTPRDAVTLMAKLVFFPVADRIQSGTYLLYDGACGTGGMLTVAEQTLRQVAAEHGKDVSTHLYGQEISGETFAICKADLLVKGEGEAADNVVGGPEHSTLSNDAFPSREFDFMLSNPPYGKSWKIDLERMGGKKDMRDPRFVIEHAGDAEYSLVTRSSDGQMLFLANKLSKMKQDTALGSRIAEVHNGSSLFTGDAGQGESNIRRWIIENDWLEAIVALPLNMFYNTGIATYVWVLTNRKPAHRKGKVQLIDATQWFQPLRKNLGKKNCELGDDDIARICDTFLAFEESEQSKIFDNAAFGYWK